The genomic window CTGGTCGCCGATTCAGGGGCGAGCATCGGTGGCGCAGTGTTCGGCACCTCCACAACAACGACTTATATCGAGAGCGCATCCGGCATCAACGCGGGGGGCCGCACCGGTCTGACCGCTGTTGTCATCGCCGTTCTGTTCCTGCTGTCACTCTTCTTCCTGCCCGTCGTCAGCGCTATCCCCGGTTACGCGACCGCGCCAGCGCTGCTTTTTGTCGCTTGCATGATGGTTCGCGGCCTCGCCGAGTTGGACTGGGATGACATCACGGATACGGCACCTGCCGTTGTTACCGCCATTGCAATGCCGCTGACCTATTCCATCGCTGATGGCATGGGCCTTGGATTCATCACTTACGTGTTTGGCAAGACGCTGGCCGGCAGACCCATGCAGGTCCATCCGGCGGTATGGCTGATTGCCACCCTGTTCGTGCTGCGGTTTGTGTTCATCTAAAGCCGTCAGGGGGGCGCATGGCCGAGGGACCCCCGGACCATGGCAGACGGTGCTGTCTTTATAGGGTAATGACCTGATCGGGCATATTGCCAGCCAGTGCACCGTAGAGGTCGGGGAAACAGCCAATGGGTACGCCGGTCATCAAACGATCGGCGATCTCCCGCTCATAGCAGCACTGATCACAGCCCATCAGAAGGATATTCTGCTCCTCGGCCACTTTGCGCAGACGCTCGCCAATGACATCGCCATCGACCAGCACGTAATTGTTGTCCTCGAAAAAGAACATACCGACCACCTCAACGCCATGACGCTTTTCCTCAAGCTGCGGCAGTATCATGCGCGCCAGCACGTAGGAAATGTTGTGCCGCTGGGTGGCGAATATATAGGCAACTTTCATTCAACCTCCTGTTTCTCGGATGAAATGGTTGTTATCAGGGCGCGGTAGGCCCCAAGCGCGATCGCTGCCCGATCCTGCATCGTTGCGGGAACGCCCCGCACGCACGCGACGAGTTCGTCGAGAGCCGGCACCGCGGACATACCGGCAACTTCACCCTCCAGCAGGTCAACAACCCCCTGGCAATACGCCACCAGTGTGACGCAGGTGCTGCATTCAAACCGCAGTGCCTGCATACGGTGGCGACGAACGTCGGCACTGAAACTCGCCTCCAGTCCGCTGGCGGCACGTATCGCCCGGCCTCGCAGGGGCATGGCGGGGCGCCGCCGCGTTTCCATGCCGCGTTCAAGGCAGTCATGGAACCGCAGGTCACGCGTCGGCGGCCCGACAGGATCACGCGTGGTGATCACCGGTATTTCCACCGGAGCAGGTGCCGCTCGAGCATCCCGGCCAGCGTGAACAGGATCATCACGAACACCAGGACGAGGAAGATCAGGCCGAAGGTCAGGGACGCGTTATAGGTACTCTGCGCAAAAGCCAGAAGGTAACCAAGGCCTCGGCT from Spiribacter curvatus includes these protein-coding regions:
- a CDS encoding SaoD/DsrE family protein, with product MKVAYIFATQRHNISYVLARMILPQLEEKRHGVEVVGMFFFEDNNYVLVDGDVIGERLRKVAEEQNILLMGCDQCCYEREIADRLMTGVPIGCFPDLYGALAGNMPDQVITL